The following coding sequences are from one Bradyrhizobium sp. WSM471 window:
- a CDS encoding helix-turn-helix transcriptional regulator: protein MADPRRVEFGDFLRSRREKLSPKMVGLPAGRRRRTAGLRREEVAQLAGIGVDWYIRLEQGRTVSPSVTTVDALARALRLSKTEHAHLKALARDGDRRAFTREIVPPPVRRMIESLAQPAYITGRRWDVLAWNAAAEEIFGFGQLPEQDRNTLLLVMTNKQTRKFYGAGWADVAKSMVAMFRATHDVWAGDPAFTELLTRLREGSPEFVKWWEAHEIRSTAAGLKIMNHPTKGVLRFEHTSFQANDDPALKLVIYTPV from the coding sequence ATGGCCGACCCACGCCGCGTCGAATTCGGCGACTTTCTCAGGTCCCGCCGCGAAAAGCTGTCGCCGAAGATGGTCGGGCTTCCCGCGGGCCGGCGGCGCCGCACGGCGGGCCTGCGCCGCGAGGAGGTCGCGCAGCTCGCCGGCATCGGCGTCGACTGGTACATCCGGCTCGAACAGGGCCGCACCGTCAGCCCCTCGGTCACCACCGTCGACGCGCTGGCGCGTGCGCTACGCCTCAGCAAGACCGAGCACGCCCATCTCAAGGCGCTCGCGCGCGACGGCGACAGGCGCGCGTTCACGCGCGAGATCGTGCCGCCGCCGGTTCGGCGGATGATCGAGAGCCTGGCGCAGCCGGCCTACATCACGGGGCGGCGCTGGGACGTGCTGGCCTGGAACGCGGCGGCCGAGGAGATCTTCGGGTTCGGACAATTGCCCGAGCAGGACCGCAACACGCTGCTGCTGGTGATGACGAACAAGCAGACGCGAAAATTCTACGGTGCCGGCTGGGCCGATGTTGCCAAGAGCATGGTCGCGATGTTTCGCGCCACTCACGACGTCTGGGCCGGCGATCCCGCCTTTACGGAATTGCTGACGCGGCTGCGTGAGGGCAGTCCGGAATTCGTCAAATGGTGGGAAGCGCACGAGATCCGCAGCACCGCCGCGGGCCTCAAGATCATGAACCATCCGACCAAGGGCGTGCTCCGGTTCGAGCACACCAGCTTTCAGGCCAATGACGATCCGGCGCTGAAGCTGGTGATCTATACGCCGGTTTAG
- a CDS encoding CopD family protein — translation MRLLAALATLLLGVGFATGVSAHAALVAVEPPSGSMLANAPKAVELRFNEAVTPGAIQLIDGAGMARDDVRVNASGETISVAMPADMPQGTAVVSYRVISQDGHPVAGSVIFSIGMPTGTQALANAAVGLNVLIWLARVGLYLGLFVGVGGVFFARWVAWSMTGMTVPCMALAIGVPSAVVSLGVLGLDLLGLPLSALATMASWRVALGTSAGPALLVSITAMLLALLALGNAWCARALAIIAFVGVGLSLAMTGHAATAPPELLTRPAIFLHGLGVAFWIGALAPLVALLSKRPAAALPVVNRFSRIAAPVVGVLALTGLALAIVQLEKPSALVETRYGLILSIKLALVLVLLALAALNRFRLTPALAGDHGAAQSLKRSIVLECAIALGILAVVAGWRFTPPPRTIVPETPLAIHIHTDRAMFQVLVSPGKVGINDFVLQLMTGEGAVLGAKEVTLTLSLPERGIEPMERNASLGPDSYWHVRKVELPFAGRWHVRIDALVSDFEKITLEDELEVAAP, via the coding sequence ATGCGCCTGCTCGCCGCGCTCGCGACGCTGCTTCTTGGTGTCGGCTTTGCGACCGGCGTCTCGGCGCACGCGGCGCTGGTCGCGGTCGAGCCGCCGAGCGGCAGCATGCTTGCGAACGCGCCGAAGGCGGTGGAGTTGCGCTTCAACGAGGCGGTGACGCCGGGTGCCATCCAATTGATCGACGGCGCGGGCATGGCGCGGGATGATGTGCGCGTCAACGCATCGGGCGAGACCATCTCGGTCGCGATGCCGGCTGACATGCCGCAGGGGACGGCGGTCGTCAGCTATCGCGTGATCTCGCAGGATGGCCATCCCGTCGCGGGATCGGTGATCTTCTCGATCGGCATGCCGACGGGGACGCAAGCTCTCGCCAACGCCGCTGTCGGATTGAACGTGCTGATCTGGCTGGCGCGGGTCGGTCTCTATCTTGGCCTGTTCGTCGGCGTCGGCGGCGTGTTCTTTGCGCGCTGGGTTGCGTGGTCGATGACCGGCATGACCGTTCCGTGCATGGCGCTCGCCATCGGCGTCCCGAGCGCGGTGGTGTCCCTTGGCGTGTTGGGGCTGGATCTCCTCGGCCTACCGCTATCCGCTCTCGCGACGATGGCTTCCTGGAGAGTCGCATTGGGGACCAGCGCGGGCCCGGCCTTGCTCGTGTCCATCACTGCAATGCTGCTCGCGTTGCTGGCGCTAGGCAACGCGTGGTGCGCGCGCGCTCTGGCGATCATTGCCTTCGTCGGCGTCGGCTTGTCGCTGGCCATGACCGGGCACGCCGCTACGGCACCGCCCGAACTGTTGACTCGGCCGGCAATCTTTCTCCATGGTCTCGGTGTCGCGTTCTGGATTGGGGCCCTCGCGCCGCTGGTCGCGCTGTTGTCGAAGCGGCCCGCCGCGGCTTTGCCTGTCGTAAACCGCTTTTCTCGCATCGCCGCGCCGGTCGTTGGCGTTCTCGCATTGACCGGCCTCGCGCTCGCCATCGTTCAGCTTGAGAAGCCGTCTGCATTGGTCGAGACCCGCTACGGATTGATCCTCTCGATCAAGCTTGCGCTGGTCCTCGTGCTGCTGGCGCTTGCCGCGCTCAACCGCTTTCGCCTGACTCCGGCTCTGGCGGGGGATCACGGGGCCGCGCAGAGCCTGAAGCGCTCGATCGTGCTCGAATGCGCCATCGCGCTAGGCATCTTGGCCGTCGTGGCGGGCTGGCGCTTCACGCCGCCGCCGCGAACGATCGTTCCGGAGACGCCGCTGGCGATCCACATCCACACCGACAGGGCGATGTTCCAGGTCCTGGTCTCGCCGGGTAAGGTGGGTATCAACGATTTCGTGCTGCAGCTCATGACCGGCGAGGGGGCGGTGCTCGGGGCCAAGGAGGTGACGCTGACGCTGAGCCTGCCCGAACGCGGCATCGAGCCAATGGAGCGGAACGCCTCGCTCGGGCCGGACAGCTACTGGCACGTGCGCAAGGTCGAACTGCCCTTTGCGGGCCGCTGGCATGTGCGGATCGACGCGCTGGTGAGCGATTTCGAGAAGATCACGCTGGAGGACGAGCTCGAGGTGGCGGCGCCCTGA
- a CDS encoding ABC transporter ATP-binding protein: MESQGAEDVPVIYLHEIKRQYLQGEVPLTILDGAKLALWAGQSVALVAPSGSGKSTLLHIAGLLEAPDSGEVYVNGAPTSQLPDIERTQLRRTDIGFVYQSHRLLPEFSALENVMLPQMIRGLKKSESVKRAKEILGYLGLGERITHRPSELSGGEQQRVAIARAVANAPRVLFADEPTGNLDPHTADHVFQALMQLVKATKVSMLIATHNMELAGRMDRRVSLSNGQVIELE; encoded by the coding sequence ATGGAGAGCCAGGGGGCGGAAGATGTACCGGTCATTTATCTCCACGAGATAAAGCGACAGTACTTGCAGGGTGAGGTGCCGCTGACGATCCTCGACGGCGCCAAGCTCGCGCTGTGGGCGGGCCAATCCGTCGCGCTGGTGGCGCCGTCCGGCTCGGGCAAGTCGACGCTGCTGCATATCGCGGGACTGTTGGAAGCGCCCGATTCCGGCGAGGTCTATGTCAATGGCGCGCCGACCTCGCAACTGCCCGACATCGAGCGCACCCAGCTTCGCCGCACCGATATCGGCTTCGTCTACCAGTCGCACCGGCTGCTGCCGGAGTTCTCGGCGCTGGAGAACGTCATGCTGCCGCAGATGATCCGCGGCCTCAAGAAGTCCGAGAGCGTCAAGCGCGCCAAGGAAATCCTCGGCTATCTCGGCCTCGGCGAGCGCATCACGCACCGTCCGTCCGAACTATCGGGCGGCGAGCAGCAGCGCGTTGCGATCGCGCGCGCGGTGGCCAATGCTCCGCGGGTGCTGTTCGCGGACGAGCCGACCGGCAATCTCGATCCGCACACCGCGGACCACGTCTTCCAGGCCCTGATGCAGCTCGTCAAGGCGACCAAGGTCTCCATGCTGATCGCGACCCACAACATGGAGCTCGCCGGCCGGATGGACCGCCGCGTGTCGCTGTCGAACGGCCAGGTCATCGAGCTCGAATAA
- a CDS encoding lipoprotein-releasing ABC transporter permease subunit, translating to MDEPMTETIQTAPFAPFEWMLSARYLRARRKEGFISVIAGFSFLGIMLGVATLIIVMAVMNGFRKELLDKILGLNGHILVQPLESPLTDWKDVADRLSQVQGIRLAAPVVDGQALASSPWNASGVLVRGIRSDDLNNLTSIAKNIKQGSLEGFDDGQGVAIGRRLADQLSLHAGDSITLVAPKGAVTPMGTTPRIKPYKIAAVFEIGMSEYDLGFVFMPLAEAQAYFNRSNDVTSIEVFTTNPDQIVAFRQAVTEAAGRPVFLVDWRQRNSTFFNALQVERNVMFLILTMIVLVAALNIVSGLIMLVKDKGSDIAILRTMGASQGSIMRIFLITGASIGVVGTMVGFIVGLVICLNIESIRQFLSWLTSTELFSPELYFLSKLPAEIDIGETSAVVIMALTLSFLATLYPSWRAARLDPVEALRYE from the coding sequence ATGGATGAACCCATGACCGAGACGATACAGACCGCGCCTTTTGCGCCATTCGAGTGGATGCTGTCGGCGCGTTACTTACGCGCGCGCCGCAAGGAGGGATTCATCTCGGTTATTGCCGGGTTCTCCTTCCTTGGTATCATGCTGGGCGTGGCGACGCTGATCATCGTCATGGCCGTCATGAACGGCTTCCGCAAGGAGCTGCTCGACAAGATCCTCGGGCTCAACGGCCACATCCTGGTCCAGCCGCTGGAATCGCCCCTGACCGACTGGAAGGACGTCGCCGACCGCCTTAGTCAGGTCCAGGGCATCCGGCTCGCAGCGCCCGTGGTGGACGGCCAGGCGCTGGCGTCGTCGCCGTGGAACGCCTCCGGCGTCCTGGTGCGCGGCATCCGCTCCGACGACCTCAACAACCTCACCTCGATCGCCAAGAACATCAAGCAGGGCTCGCTCGAGGGCTTCGACGACGGGCAGGGGGTTGCGATCGGCCGGCGCCTCGCCGACCAGCTGTCGCTGCACGCCGGCGACAGCATCACGCTGGTGGCGCCGAAGGGCGCGGTCACCCCGATGGGCACGACGCCGCGCATCAAGCCGTACAAGATCGCCGCGGTGTTCGAGATCGGCATGTCCGAGTATGATCTCGGCTTCGTGTTCATGCCGCTCGCAGAGGCGCAGGCCTATTTCAACCGCAGCAACGACGTCACCTCGATCGAGGTCTTCACCACCAACCCGGATCAGATCGTCGCGTTCCGCCAGGCCGTGACGGAGGCGGCGGGCCGGCCGGTGTTCCTGGTGGACTGGCGCCAGCGCAACTCGACCTTCTTCAACGCGCTCCAGGTCGAACGCAACGTGATGTTCCTGATCCTCACCATGATCGTGCTGGTCGCGGCGCTCAACATCGTTTCCGGCCTGATCATGCTGGTGAAGGACAAGGGCAGCGACATCGCGATCCTGCGCACGATGGGGGCCTCGCAAGGCTCGATCATGCGCATCTTCCTGATCACGGGCGCCTCGATCGGCGTGGTCGGTACGATGGTCGGCTTCATCGTCGGGCTGGTGATCTGCCTCAACATCGAGTCGATCCGGCAATTCCTGTCCTGGCTGACCAGCACCGAACTGTTTTCGCCAGAGCTGTATTTCCTGTCGAAGCTGCCCGCCGAGATCGACATCGGCGAGACCTCGGCCGTCGTCATCATGGCGCTGACGCTGTCGTTCCTGGCGACGCTATACCCGTCCTGGCGCGCCGCGCGCCTCGATCCCGTCGAAGCGCTGCGGTACGAGTGA
- the proS gene encoding proline--tRNA ligase: MRLSRFFLPILKENPKEAEIVSHRLMLRAGMIRQEAAGIYAWLPLGFRVLKKIEQIVREEQDRSGALELLMPTLQLADLWRESGRYDAYGPEMLRIADRHKRELLYGPTNEEMITEIFRAYVKSYKSLPLNLYHIQWKFRDEQRPRFGVMRGREFLMKDAYSFDLNEAAARVAYNKMFVAYLRTFARMGLKAIPMRAETGPIGGDLSHEFIVLAETGESGVFINRDVLDLPVPGEDVDYESDLTPIIKQWTSVYAATEDVHDAARFEQEVPADKRVNTRGIEVGQIFYFGTKYSDAMKALVAGPDGVDVPIHGGSYGVGVSRLLGAIIEACHDDAGIKWPEAVAPFRVSILNLKQGDAAVDAACEKLYAELSAKGVDVLYDDTDQRAGAKFAAADLIGIPWQIMIGPKGLADGKVELKRRSDGARETMSPADAVARLVG; encoded by the coding sequence ATGCGGTTGTCGCGGTTCTTTCTGCCCATCCTGAAGGAAAATCCGAAAGAGGCGGAGATCGTCTCGCATCGGCTGATGCTGCGTGCCGGCATGATCCGGCAGGAGGCCGCCGGCATCTATGCCTGGCTGCCGCTCGGCTTCCGCGTGCTCAAGAAGATCGAGCAGATCGTGCGCGAGGAGCAGGACCGCTCCGGCGCGCTTGAGCTGTTGATGCCGACGCTCCAGCTTGCCGACCTCTGGCGCGAGAGCGGCCGCTACGACGCCTATGGCCCCGAGATGCTGCGCATCGCCGACCGCCACAAGCGCGAGCTGCTATACGGGCCGACCAACGAGGAAATGATCACCGAGATCTTCCGCGCCTATGTGAAGTCCTACAAGAGCCTGCCGCTGAATCTCTATCATATTCAATGGAAATTCCGCGACGAGCAGCGTCCCCGCTTCGGCGTGATGCGCGGCCGCGAGTTCCTGATGAAGGACGCCTATTCGTTCGACCTCAACGAGGCCGCGGCGCGCGTCGCCTACAACAAGATGTTCGTGGCGTATTTGCGCACCTTCGCGCGGATGGGGCTGAAGGCGATCCCGATGCGCGCCGAGACCGGCCCGATCGGCGGCGATCTCAGTCATGAGTTCATTGTGCTCGCCGAGACCGGCGAATCCGGCGTTTTCATCAATCGCGACGTGCTGGACCTGCCGGTGCCGGGCGAGGACGTCGACTATGAGAGTGATTTGACGCCGATCATCAAGCAATGGACCTCGGTCTATGCGGCGACGGAAGACGTTCACGACGCCGCGCGCTTCGAGCAGGAAGTGCCCGCGGACAAACGGGTGAACACCCGCGGTATCGAGGTCGGGCAGATCTTCTATTTCGGCACGAAGTATTCCGATGCGATGAAGGCGCTGGTCGCGGGCCCCGACGGTGTCGACGTGCCGATCCACGGCGGCTCCTACGGCGTCGGCGTCTCGCGCCTGCTCGGCGCCATCATCGAAGCCTGCCATGACGATGCCGGCATCAAATGGCCGGAGGCCGTTGCCCCGTTCCGCGTGTCGATTCTCAACCTCAAGCAGGGCGATGCCGCGGTCGATGCGGCCTGCGAGAAGCTTTATGCGGAGCTGTCCGCCAAGGGCGTCGACGTGCTCTACGACGACACCGACCAGCGCGCCGGAGCCAAATTCGCCGCCGCCGACCTGATCGGCATCCCCTGGCAGATCATGATCGGGCCGAAAGGGCTTGCCGACGGCAAAGTCGAGCTCAAGCGGCGAAGTGACGGCGCCCGCGAGACCATGTCGCCTGCCGACGCCGTCGCAAGACTTGTGGGCTGA
- a CDS encoding GAF domain-containing protein codes for MTTATGVRSADRNSVLATLGDYIREISNPDDLAYAAAELLGRSLNVSRAGYGTVDTSAETITIVRDWNAPGILSLAGVLRFRDYGSYIEDLKRGETVICADAEKDPRVGDRAEALAAISARALVNMPISEPDGVVALLYLNNAGPREWSSEELELIRDVAERTRTAVERRRAETAVRENEARLVFLDALNKETARTRDADGVMAVTTKMVGEHLGVSNCAYADMDPDQDGFTIRGDWAAPGAMHILGHYSLADFGKKAVRELGAGRPLIINDNLREIAPDEAATFQNIGIGSTICMPLVKEGRLTALMAIHHRGPHRWTPRELALLTEVTERSWAHIERVRSEQAAREAAERLTLANKAAGIGTWDYDPVNNVLRWDSRCREVFGLRPDAEVSYEGSFLKGLHPEDRQRAHEAVSAALTPHAPTTYNMEYRTIGIEDGVERWIVATGQAIFANGQAVRFIGTVLDITAQKKTERHLRLLNDTGASVSRERDLDKIVQIVTDAGVGLTGAQFGAFFYNVLAPDGGSYMLYSLSGAPRSAFENFPMPRNTAVFGPTFEGSGVVRSDDILQDPRYGKNAPRKGMPEGHLPVRSYLAVPVISRTGEVLGGLFFGHAETGKFQAEHEAALLGIAGHAATAIDNAQLLTRLEALNAGLEQRVADEIAERMKAEEQLRQSQKMEAVGQLTGGIAHDFNNMLAVILGSLNLAKRRLGRGEVSIDRFIEGAIDGANRAATLTQRLLAFSRQQPLAPEIVDINKMVGGMSELLERSLGELIRLETVLAAGLWRVKADPAQLESAMINLAVNARDAMPKGGRLTIETSNASIDLMYAREYALAPGQYVLVAVTDNGTGIQSDVLGKVFDPFFTTKVVGKGTGLGLSQVYGFVRQSGGHVKIDSEVDVGTTVKIYLPRFAGEEAGSDLSQEDIAAGASHQNETILVVEDDERVRSMSSESLRELGYTVIEAASAKEAIRTIENGFVPDLLFTDVVMPDMTGAELAAELSRRYPELKVLFTTGYTRNAIVHNGVLDAGKHLLPKPFAIDDLAAKVRSLLDEI; via the coding sequence ATGACGACAGCGACCGGGGTCCGCTCGGCCGATCGCAATTCCGTCTTAGCCACACTCGGCGACTACATCCGAGAGATCAGCAATCCCGACGATCTCGCCTATGCTGCGGCAGAGCTGCTCGGCCGCAGCCTCAACGTCAGCCGGGCGGGCTATGGCACCGTCGACACCTCAGCCGAGACCATCACCATTGTCCGCGACTGGAACGCACCGGGCATCCTGAGCCTCGCAGGCGTGCTGCGCTTCCGCGACTATGGCAGCTACATCGAAGATCTCAAGCGGGGCGAGACCGTCATCTGTGCCGATGCGGAAAAAGACCCTCGCGTCGGCGATCGTGCCGAGGCCCTTGCGGCGATCTCTGCGCGCGCGCTCGTCAACATGCCGATCTCGGAGCCCGATGGGGTCGTGGCGCTGCTGTATTTGAACAATGCCGGGCCGCGCGAATGGAGCTCTGAAGAGCTGGAGCTTATTCGCGACGTTGCCGAGCGGACGCGCACGGCGGTAGAGCGCCGCCGTGCGGAGACGGCTGTGCGGGAGAACGAAGCCCGGCTTGTTTTCCTGGACGCACTCAACAAGGAGACGGCCAGGACGCGCGATGCCGACGGCGTGATGGCGGTCACGACCAAAATGGTCGGCGAGCATCTCGGCGTCTCGAACTGCGCCTATGCCGACATGGACCCGGATCAGGACGGCTTCACGATACGGGGCGATTGGGCCGCGCCCGGCGCAATGCATATCCTCGGTCACTACAGTCTGGCCGACTTCGGCAAGAAGGCGGTGCGAGAGTTGGGCGCGGGCAGGCCGCTCATCATCAATGACAATTTGAGGGAGATTGCGCCGGACGAAGCCGCCACTTTCCAGAACATCGGGATCGGTTCGACGATTTGCATGCCCTTGGTGAAAGAAGGGCGACTGACCGCCTTGATGGCGATTCATCACCGCGGCCCTCACCGGTGGACGCCGCGCGAGCTCGCCTTGCTCACTGAAGTGACCGAGCGATCGTGGGCCCACATCGAGCGCGTTCGATCGGAACAGGCAGCGCGGGAGGCTGCCGAACGACTGACGCTTGCGAACAAGGCGGCTGGTATCGGCACCTGGGACTACGACCCTGTGAACAACGTTCTTCGATGGGATAGCCGCTGCAGGGAGGTGTTCGGTCTACGGCCGGACGCCGAAGTCAGCTATGAAGGGTCGTTCCTGAAGGGCCTCCATCCCGAGGACAGGCAGCGCGCCCACGAGGCCGTGTCCGCAGCCCTGACGCCGCACGCGCCGACGACCTACAATATGGAATACCGAACCATCGGCATCGAGGACGGGGTCGAACGCTGGATCGTCGCGACCGGTCAAGCCATCTTTGCCAACGGCCAGGCTGTTCGGTTCATCGGAACGGTTCTGGATATCACTGCGCAAAAGAAAACCGAGCGTCATCTTAGACTACTGAATGATACCGGGGCTTCGGTCTCTCGCGAACGCGACCTCGACAAGATCGTCCAGATCGTGACGGATGCCGGCGTCGGCCTCACCGGGGCTCAATTCGGCGCCTTTTTCTACAACGTTCTGGCGCCGGATGGCGGCAGCTACATGCTGTATTCGCTGTCGGGTGCGCCGCGATCCGCGTTTGAAAACTTTCCGATGCCCCGCAACACCGCCGTCTTTGGCCCGACCTTCGAGGGCTCCGGCGTGGTGAGGTCCGACGATATCCTGCAGGACCCCCGCTACGGCAAGAACGCGCCGCGGAAAGGCATGCCCGAGGGCCATCTTCCGGTCCGATCCTACCTGGCGGTCCCTGTGATCTCGCGAACCGGCGAAGTCCTCGGCGGACTTTTCTTCGGCCACGCCGAGACGGGCAAATTCCAGGCCGAGCATGAGGCCGCCTTGCTTGGTATTGCGGGCCATGCCGCCACCGCCATCGACAACGCCCAGCTCTTGACCCGGCTCGAGGCGCTCAATGCCGGATTGGAGCAACGTGTTGCCGACGAAATTGCCGAGCGCATGAAAGCTGAAGAGCAATTGCGGCAATCCCAGAAGATGGAAGCCGTCGGGCAATTGACCGGAGGCATTGCCCACGACTTCAACAATATGCTCGCCGTAATTCTCGGCAGCCTGAATCTTGCCAAGCGGCGGCTCGGCAGGGGAGAGGTCAGCATAGACCGCTTCATCGAGGGCGCGATCGACGGTGCAAATCGCGCAGCCACGTTGACGCAGCGGCTGCTCGCGTTCTCGCGCCAACAGCCGCTCGCGCCTGAAATCGTGGACATCAACAAGATGGTCGGCGGGATGAGCGAACTGCTCGAGAGATCGCTTGGCGAGCTTATCCGCCTCGAGACGGTCCTGGCGGCTGGCCTCTGGCGGGTCAAGGCAGACCCGGCCCAGCTCGAAAGCGCCATGATCAATCTCGCGGTCAATGCGCGCGATGCCATGCCAAAGGGCGGCAGGCTGACGATAGAAACCAGCAATGCCTCGATCGATCTAATGTATGCTCGCGAGTACGCACTCGCACCCGGGCAGTACGTTCTCGTGGCCGTGACGGACAACGGCACGGGAATTCAGTCCGATGTGCTGGGCAAGGTGTTCGATCCGTTTTTCACGACCAAGGTTGTGGGCAAGGGGACCGGCCTCGGCCTCAGCCAGGTCTACGGTTTCGTGCGGCAGTCGGGCGGCCATGTCAAAATCGACTCGGAAGTCGATGTTGGCACGACCGTGAAGATCTACCTTCCACGCTTCGCTGGCGAGGAGGCGGGCTCAGATCTGTCGCAGGAAGACATAGCCGCCGGTGCAAGCCATCAGAATGAAACCATTCTCGTCGTGGAGGACGACGAGCGCGTCCGCAGCATGTCTTCGGAAAGCCTGCGCGAACTTGGCTACACCGTCATCGAGGCAGCCAGCGCCAAAGAGGCGATCAGGACGATCGAGAATGGCTTCGTTCCAGATCTGCTGTTCACGGATGTCGTCATGCCCGACATGACGGGCGCCGAACTGGCGGCCGAGCTGTCAAGACGGTACCCGGAGCTGAAAGTGCTGTTCACCACCGGCTACACGCGCAATGCAATCGTTCACAATGGCGTGCTCGATGCCGGCAAGCATCTGCTTCCGAAGCCCTTCGCTATCGATGACCTGGCTGCCAAAGTCCGCAGCTTGCTCGACGAGATATGA
- a CDS encoding zinc-binding alcohol dehydrogenase family protein: MKAAVLKSFGSPLAIEEAADPVLGTGEVIVDVIATRVLSYMNEVFSGARNYALDLPIIPGPGGIGRVRAIGPDATKLSVGDWVFCDPTVRSRDDAAAPDIALQGLTAPGAGAMRLQQHFRHGSFAEQMRVPTENVKRLGQITSDEATRWCALGTLLVPYGGFLATNLEPGETVLVSGATGNFGSAAVSVALAMGAACVVAPGRNETILADLVRRFGDRVKPVRLSGNEDDDRERMKRAAPGPIDCVLDIMPPSVSTNVVRAAIMTVRAYGRVVLMGGVGMAGGAGLELPYPWIMRNCISIHGVWMYPPDAAGRLIALVRAGLLRLEEYEATTFDLDHANEAVAHAAANGGPFKLTVIRP; the protein is encoded by the coding sequence ATGAAAGCTGCCGTATTGAAGTCATTTGGATCGCCCCTTGCGATCGAGGAAGCCGCGGACCCTGTGCTCGGCACGGGCGAGGTCATCGTGGACGTCATCGCAACGCGGGTGCTGTCCTACATGAACGAGGTCTTCAGCGGCGCGCGCAACTATGCGCTCGACCTGCCGATCATCCCTGGGCCAGGCGGCATCGGCAGAGTGCGCGCCATCGGCCCGGACGCGACGAAGCTCAGCGTTGGCGACTGGGTGTTCTGCGACCCGACGGTGCGTTCGCGCGACGACGCCGCGGCGCCCGACATTGCCCTGCAAGGACTCACCGCCCCCGGTGCCGGCGCCATGCGCCTGCAACAGCATTTTCGCCACGGCTCCTTCGCCGAGCAGATGCGGGTGCCGACGGAGAACGTAAAGCGCCTGGGCCAAATTACGTCCGACGAAGCCACGCGATGGTGCGCGCTGGGGACGCTGCTGGTGCCCTATGGCGGCTTCCTTGCCACCAACCTTGAGCCCGGCGAGACCGTGCTGGTGAGCGGCGCCACCGGCAATTTCGGCAGCGCAGCCGTCTCGGTCGCGCTTGCGATGGGCGCAGCCTGCGTGGTCGCGCCCGGTCGCAACGAGACTATTCTCGCCGACCTCGTCCGCCGCTTCGGCGATCGCGTCAAGCCGGTCAGGCTCTCCGGCAATGAGGACGACGACCGCGAGCGCATGAAGCGTGCGGCACCCGGTCCGATCGACTGCGTGCTCGACATCATGCCACCCTCGGTGAGTACGAATGTGGTGCGCGCGGCGATCATGACGGTGCGCGCTTACGGCCGCGTCGTGCTGATGGGTGGTGTCGGCATGGCCGGCGGCGCGGGCCTCGAGCTGCCCTATCCCTGGATCATGCGCAACTGCATCAGCATTCACGGCGTCTGGATGTATCCGCCGGATGCGGCAGGCCGCCTGATCGCGCTGGTGCGCGCGGGACTGCTCAGGCTGGAGGAGTACGAGGCCACCACCTTCGACCTCGACCACGCCAATGAGGCGGTAGCCCATGCCGCCGCCAATGGCGGGCCGTTCAAATTGACGGTGATCCGGCCTTGA
- a CDS encoding YcnI family protein, producing MHRILASLIAALAASPAAAHITLETKQAAVGSYYKAVFAVPHGCKGSPTVKIRVQIPEGVIAVKPMPKAGWSVDVVEGKYTNEYDYHGNKLSSGVKEVAWSGGKLPDHNYDEFVISSFLTTSLTPNTTLYFPVVQECETGVSRWIEIPTEGAGHSHEGKSPAPGVKLLPKP from the coding sequence ATGCATCGAATCCTTGCGAGTCTGATCGCCGCGCTCGCGGCGTCCCCCGCGGCGGCGCATATCACGCTAGAGACCAAACAGGCGGCGGTCGGCTCCTACTACAAGGCCGTCTTTGCTGTGCCGCACGGCTGCAAGGGATCGCCCACGGTGAAGATCCGGGTGCAGATTCCGGAAGGGGTGATCGCGGTGAAGCCGATGCCGAAGGCGGGCTGGAGTGTTGACGTGGTCGAGGGCAAATACACCAATGAGTACGACTACCACGGCAACAAGCTTTCCTCCGGCGTCAAGGAGGTGGCCTGGTCGGGCGGCAAGCTGCCGGACCACAATTACGATGAGTTCGTCATCAGCAGCTTCCTCACCACGAGCCTGACGCCGAACACGACGCTGTATTTTCCTGTCGTCCAGGAATGCGAGACCGGCGTCAGCCGCTGGATCGAGATCCCCACGGAGGGGGCCGGGCATTCGCACGAGGGCAAGTCACCGGCGCCGGGTGTAAAACTCCTGCCAAAACCCTGA